The proteins below are encoded in one region of Phaseolus vulgaris cultivar G19833 chromosome 1, P. vulgaris v2.0, whole genome shotgun sequence:
- the LOC137815975 gene encoding uncharacterized mitochondrial protein AtMg00810-like — translation MTAIQQLISNLSVCFALKDLGPLHFSLSVQVTHLPNCGLHLSQQKYITELLHRTKMDATKPLPTPMKTNLHLKKDASSAMHDPSLFRSIVGALQYMLITRPKLSYVVNKVCQYMHSPQDHHWKAVKRILRYLAGTRTHGLIIQQCSSPTIRAFSDADWGGDANNRKSTMGYCVFYGRNIIVWSSHKQ, via the coding sequence ATGACAGCAATCCAACAGCTCATCTCGAATCTCAGTGTTTGTTTTGCTCTAAAAGATCTTGGCCCTCTTCACTTCTCCCTCAGTGTGCAAGTCACGCATCTACCAAATTGTGGTCTCCATCTATCACAACAAAAATACATCACTGAACTTCTTCACCGCACAAAAATGGATGCAACTAAACCTCTTCCCACACCCATGAAAACTAACCTTCATCTTAAAAAAGATGCCTCCTCCGCCATGCATGATCCCTCTCTCTTTCGGTCTATCGTTGGTGCACTCCAATACATGCTTATCACTCGTCCTAAACTATCTTATGTTGTAAACAAGGTGTGCCAATACATGCATAGTCCACAAGATCATCATTGGAAAGCGGTCAAACGCATCCTCCGTTACCTCGCTGGTACTCGCACCCATGGTTTGATTATTCAACAGTGTTCTTCTCCAACCATTCGTGCATTCAGTGATGCTGACTGGGGTGGTGACGCTAATAACCGCAAATCCACCATGGGCTACTGTGTCTTCTATGGTCGCAACATCATTGTGTGGTCTTCTCACAAACAGTGA
- the LOC137815974 gene encoding protein MAIN-LIKE 1-like, whose translation MSFEFRIFLSMVRTRGGRSSNLDRVRPTASVRRKRGGPSTSILNEQFEDYIEQEEVEVDDEGYPGGPLDKSLLVNYVARQLWNGLDRSELKVVSHGRNINKLGEPYERIQAVVELSGLGGLLHASYESLDRGLLCAFVERWHAETNNFHLPVGEMTITLDDVSNLLHLPIVGQFYTQETLDSDSTNDLLVESLRVDRALASEETRHCRGAHVRLSWLRDVYGDACSWRQWIVAARAYLLHLVGCTIFADKSATSVSVFYLGFFVDLRLTGGYSWAAAALTHMYEQLGDCSYANTKQLAGYATLLQGWIYEHFSSIEMSRMQALYSEDQPRCRLYDAGKGTSIVVVRSQLDTLTPASIRFCPYNEHREERPFE comes from the exons ATGAGTTTTGagttccggatatttttatcc ATGGTGAGGACCAGAGGTGGAAGAAGTTCTAATTTGGACCGTGTACGACCAACTGCATCGGTGAGAAGAAAACGAGGTGGCCCAAGTACGTCAATTCTAAATGAACAGTTTGAAGATTATATTGAACAAGAAGAAGTTGAAGTGGATGATGAAGGCTATCCAGGAGGGCCATTGGATAAGTCCTTACTCGTTAATTATGTAGCCAGACAGTTGTGGAATGGTTTG GATCGTAGTGAGTTGAAGGTGGTTTCACATGGGAGGAATATAAATAAGTTAGGAGAACCTTATGAACGCATACAAGCTGTTGTAGAATTGTCTGGCTTAGGTGGTTTGCTTCATGCTAGTTATGAGAGTTTAGACCGAGGACTGTTGTGTGCTTTTGTAGAGAGGTGGCATGCAGAGACAAACAATTTTCACTTACCGGTTGGGGAGATGACCATCACTCTTGATGATGTGTCAAATTTGTTGCATTTACCCATTGTCGGTCAATTTTACACGCAGGAAACCTTAGATTCAGACTCGACGAATGATTTATTGGTAGAATCCCTCCGTGTTGATCGTGCACTTGCATCTGAAGAAACAAGACACTGTCGGGGAGCTCATGTGCGCTTGAGTTGGCTAAGAGATGTGTATGGAGACGCATGCTCATGGAGGCAGTGGATTGTGGCTGCCAGAGCATACTTACTTCACCTTGTCGGTTGCACTATTTTTGCAGACAAGAGTGCTACATCGGTCAGTGTCTTTTATCTTGGATTTTTTGTTGATTTGAGGCTTACCGGGGGATATTCTTGGGCAGCAGCTGCCCTAACTCACATGTATGAGCAGCTAGGAGATTGTAGTTATGCAAACACTAAGCAACTAGCTGGTTATGCGACATTGCTGCAGGGGTGGATTTATGAGCACTTCTCGTCTATAGAGATGAGTCGTATGCAAGCATTGTATTCAGAAGACCAACCTCGGTGTAGGTTGTATGATGCTGGAAAAGGTACTTCAATTGTTGTTGTTCGATCACAGTTGGATACATTGACACCAGCTTCCATTCGATTTTGTCCATACAACGAGCA
- the LOC137815976 gene encoding uncharacterized mitochondrial protein AtMg00820-like: MSHVTTTSPIPTSIKEALSSPPWLQAMTDEYTTLINNHTWSLTYFLAGAKVVGCKWLFKNKYNADGSFQRHKARLVAKGFSQTVGTDYTDTYNPVVKPATIRLVLSHV; encoded by the coding sequence ATGTCTCACGTCACCACCACTTCACCCATACCTACCTCCATCAAAGAAgccttgtcttctcctcctTGGTTGCAAGCTATGACTGATGAATATACAACCCTCATCAACAATCATACTTGGTCCTTAACTTATTTCCTTGCTGGTGCCAAAGTCGTTGGATGCAAGTGGctattcaaaaataaatacaatgcAGATGGCTCATTCCAACGTCACAAGGCCAGGTTAGTTGCCAAGGGGTTCAGTCAAACCGTTGGGACTGATTACACTGACACCTACAACCCAGTTGTTAAACCTGCAACCATCCGCCTTGTTTTGTCTCATGTCTAA